From Proteiniborus sp. MB09-C3, the proteins below share one genomic window:
- a CDS encoding helix-turn-helix transcriptional regulator produces MKTIGEKIKELRESKDLSAKDLCAFIDINTSTYSKLENDKKSIDVEELKKLTNFYDVSADYILGTNDIQEDIVMYMKRDKNLNNSDIEEVQMILSMMDEAITLQNMRERI; encoded by the coding sequence ATGAAGACTATTGGTGAAAAAATTAAAGAGTTAAGAGAGTCTAAAGATTTAAGCGCGAAAGACCTCTGTGCTTTTATTGATATTAATACTTCAACTTACAGTAAATTAGAAAACGATAAAAAATCAATCGATGTTGAGGAACTTAAAAAACTTACAAATTTTTATGATGTGTCTGCAGATTATATATTAGGCACTAATGATATCCAAGAAGATATTGTTATGTATATGAAAAGAGATAAGAATTTAAATAATAGTGATATTGAAGAAGTTCAAATGATATTATCAATGATGGATGAAGCAATAACACTTCAAAATA